A genomic segment from Gemmatimonas aurantiaca encodes:
- a CDS encoding HD domain-containing protein: MTGYSDRINHAFAFAAKHHDQQVRKGTRLPYLTHPANVAVILTRYGCPEETIVAGILHDVVEDGVRDGLTREMLEERIGRKFGNSVLDAVLAVTTRRTDDDGVELSWEERKDDYLQRLGHASEDALWVCAADKVHNANSILSDLRRTAFPETVWGRFSAGREGTVRWYRRVANRLREIGFDAPIVTELEEAAQGLEHA; encoded by the coding sequence ATGACCGGGTACTCCGATCGCATCAACCACGCGTTTGCCTTCGCCGCCAAGCATCACGACCAACAGGTGCGCAAGGGAACACGTCTCCCCTATCTCACGCATCCGGCCAACGTGGCGGTGATTCTCACGCGTTACGGCTGTCCGGAAGAGACCATCGTGGCCGGTATCCTGCACGATGTCGTCGAGGACGGTGTGCGCGACGGTCTGACGCGCGAGATGCTCGAAGAGCGCATCGGACGGAAGTTCGGCAACAGTGTGCTCGATGCCGTCCTCGCCGTCACCACGCGGCGCACCGACGACGATGGCGTCGAGTTGTCGTGGGAGGAACGCAAGGACGACTACCTGCAGCGTCTCGGCCACGCGAGTGAAGACGCGCTCTGGGTGTGTGCCGCCGACAAGGTGCACAATGCCAACTCCATTCTGTCCGATCTCCGCCGGACGGCGTTCCCCGAAACGGTCTGGGGACGATTCTCGGCGGGACGCGAAGGCACGGTGCGCTGGTATCGCCGCGTGGCGAACCGGCTGCGTGAAATCGGTTTCGACGCGCCGATCGTGACCGAACTCGAAGAAGCCGCCCAGGGTCTCGAACACGCCTGA
- a CDS encoding GAF domain-containing protein: protein MEPVIPDLRSVPRDEAYAQLLSIQQLVLGDSHDIIAGMATTSALLHHAFGHLWTGFYRVVEPDHLLRVGPYQGSLGCQDIVFGRGVCGTAAAEARTVIVPDVHAFPGHITCDARSRSEIVVPVFDATGALLAVLDIDSAVPHAFGEADQRGLESLVAWFRRTTYVLTPA from the coding sequence ATGGAACCCGTCATCCCCGACCTGCGGTCCGTCCCGCGTGACGAAGCCTATGCGCAGCTGCTGTCCATCCAGCAACTCGTGCTCGGGGACAGTCACGATATCATTGCCGGCATGGCAACCACGAGCGCACTGCTGCATCATGCGTTCGGCCACCTGTGGACCGGATTCTATCGGGTCGTGGAGCCGGACCATCTGCTGCGGGTGGGGCCGTACCAGGGATCGCTGGGATGTCAGGACATCGTATTCGGCCGCGGTGTGTGCGGAACGGCCGCGGCGGAAGCGCGCACGGTGATCGTGCCCGACGTGCATGCCTTTCCCGGACACATCACCTGTGACGCCCGTTCGCGCAGTGAAATCGTGGTGCCGGTCTTCGACGCGACGGGCGCGTTGCTGGCCGTGCTGGACATCGATTCGGCCGTTCCCCACGCCTTCGGTGAAGCCGATCAGCGAGGTCTCGAATCGCTGGTGGCCTGGTTCCGTCGCACGACGTATGTTCTCACCCCCGCCTGA
- a CDS encoding plastocyanin/azurin family copper-binding protein, producing MRFLGFAVVTGAAIMLGACGGGDKATADSAASAAAAAPAAEAPAAPAAAAPITGTTHNVNMVGDEKGYRFEPAEITIKAGDGITFHMVSGGPHNVAFDPATLPAAAKAALLANMPEQAGELSGKMLLNAGESYTISFAGVPAGTYDFNCTPHLAMNMKGKVTVQ from the coding sequence ATGCGGTTTCTCGGCTTTGCGGTGGTGACCGGCGCGGCGATCATGCTTGGCGCGTGCGGTGGTGGCGATAAGGCGACGGCGGATTCGGCGGCCAGCGCGGCGGCGGCGGCTCCGGCGGCGGAGGCCCCGGCGGCGCCTGCAGCGGCGGCTCCGATCACGGGCACGACGCACAATGTCAACATGGTCGGCGATGAGAAGGGTTACCGTTTCGAACCGGCGGAGATCACGATCAAGGCCGGCGACGGTATCACGTTCCACATGGTCAGCGGCGGCCCGCACAACGTGGCGTTCGACCCGGCCACGCTTCCGGCCGCGGCCAAGGCTGCGCTGCTCGCCAACATGCCCGAGCAGGCGGGTGAGCTCTCCGGCAAGATGCTGTTGAACGCGGGTGAGAGCTACACGATCTCGTTCGCTGGCGTTCCGGCCGGTACGTACGATTTCAACTGCACGCCGCACCTCGCGATGAACATGAAGGGCAAGGTCACGGTCCAGTAA
- the hisG gene encoding ATP phosphoribosyltransferase, with the protein MLRIALPNKGRLSEDTRELFNDAGLEVRSSGERALTASLGGEFEAIFVRAQDIPEFVADGAADVGVTGWDLVNESGRPLTSHLDLGFGRCRLVVAAREESGVRTLADLARQAPPMRVATVFPNITRRFFENAGVPADIVPVSGAAEIAPHLGIADVVVDLTSTGSTLRVNGLREIDTVLRSSAHLITAEGGPRQGDAARRRDLDDLVTALASVIRARGQRYLMANVPREALDAVRGVLPGLNGPTVIDIADHGRYVAVHAVVSADTIYRTISQLRALGGEGILVTRIERLVP; encoded by the coding sequence ATGCTGCGCATCGCCTTACCGAACAAGGGCCGTCTCAGCGAAGACACCCGCGAACTCTTCAACGACGCCGGCCTCGAGGTCCGCTCGTCGGGAGAGCGAGCCCTGACCGCATCCCTGGGCGGGGAGTTCGAAGCCATCTTCGTCCGCGCCCAGGACATTCCCGAATTCGTGGCCGATGGCGCGGCCGACGTGGGCGTGACCGGCTGGGACCTGGTCAACGAATCGGGGAGACCGCTGACGTCCCATCTGGACCTGGGGTTCGGGCGATGCCGGCTGGTGGTCGCGGCGCGGGAGGAATCGGGAGTCCGGACGCTGGCCGATCTGGCCCGGCAGGCGCCACCGATGCGCGTCGCCACCGTGTTTCCCAACATCACGCGGCGCTTTTTCGAGAACGCCGGTGTTCCCGCCGATATCGTGCCGGTGTCCGGAGCCGCGGAGATCGCGCCGCACCTCGGCATCGCCGATGTCGTCGTCGATCTCACGTCCACCGGGTCGACACTGCGCGTGAATGGGCTGCGCGAAATCGACACGGTGCTGCGCTCGAGCGCGCATCTCATCACCGCCGAGGGCGGCCCCCGGCAGGGTGATGCGGCGCGACGCCGGGATCTCGACGATCTCGTCACCGCGCTGGCTTCGGTGATCCGCGCACGCGGCCAGCGATATCTCATGGCCAATGTTCCGCGCGAAGCACTCGATGCCGTGCGCGGCGTCTTGCCGGGACTCAATGGCCCCACCGTGATCGATATCGCCGATCATGGCCGGTATGTCGCCGTGCATGCGGTCGTGAGCGCCGACACGATCTACCGCACGATCTCGCAACTGCGTGCGCTGGGTGGCGAAGGCATTCTCGTGACCCGCATCGAGCGGCTGGTGCCATGA
- the hisD gene encoding histidinol dehydrogenase, whose translation MTDPITSASSAPSTDPGPSDRGVSDRGVSDRGASLLRARGRWEALDATTRRALEDRASTVDATVRDRTRAIIEDVRRRGDDALREMARDYDRVSLHTLDVPRAEWDDALTRLDPMLRRALERAARNIAAVHRDFLPVTTRSTPEPGITVVRRPDPLGRVGLYAPGGRAAYPSSLLMGAIPARVAGVGEIIVCSPPGPDGRPPDVVLAAAALANVDRVFALGGAGAIAAMALGTASVPSVDRIMGPGNAYVAEAKLQLVSSVAIDAPAGPSELLVLADDSANTEADADANADTIAREMLAQAEHDPDAAVLAVIVSEERVSSLAMRVEAALSTQLASAPRADVIRAALAARGGVVQVSSLEQGITFANRWAAEHLLLLVGDAVRDRTLAALRNVGTVFVGASSSVAFGDYMTGANHVLPTAGAARSYSGLSTLDFVRWTTWQEVTPAAAAMLAPDVACFADAEGLPAHAAAARAWVNASQSESGHASGSASGSASGPGVDGTARSGDTHRRFARPVYDDVPLYDPKRAPVALDLTDNTNLWGMPPAAERTWRDMPVTQVTRYPSLYAAELKTALASYVGTTPDRLVTGCGSDDILDSAMRAFGEPGGEPGSVVAGSEPSFAMIPIFARMNGLRYVGVTERADGQPDLEALLAVRPRILYLCSPNNPTGALLSRELLERAVREVPGVVFLDEAYAEFAGVSAVDLAQRVDNLLVIRTMSKAFGLAGLRVGYAIGAPALVRDVEKSRGPYKLNAMAEQAALAALRQDLPWVEEHVALAVTNRDRLAQALSARGFSPLPSHANYVCVPVDHAVAVGQALRARGVAARPFEALPHVGDTLRISVGPWPLLEQFLAAFDDAVREVNG comes from the coding sequence ATGACGGACCCGATCACATCGGCCTCATCGGCCCCATCCACCGATCCCGGCCCGTCCGATCGCGGTGTATCCGATCGCGGCGTATCCGATCGCGGTGCGTCGCTGCTGCGGGCACGGGGACGCTGGGAGGCGCTCGATGCAACGACCCGCCGTGCACTCGAGGACCGGGCATCCACCGTCGATGCGACGGTGCGCGACCGCACGCGGGCCATCATCGAGGACGTGCGTCGGCGCGGCGATGACGCGCTCCGTGAGATGGCGCGCGACTACGACCGCGTGTCACTGCACACGCTCGACGTGCCGCGCGCCGAATGGGACGATGCGCTGACACGTCTCGATCCGATGTTGCGTCGCGCGCTCGAACGTGCGGCGCGCAACATCGCGGCGGTACACCGTGATTTCCTGCCCGTCACCACACGCAGCACCCCGGAGCCGGGCATCACCGTGGTGCGTCGTCCCGATCCGCTGGGCCGTGTGGGCCTCTATGCGCCGGGTGGCCGCGCCGCGTATCCGAGTTCGCTGCTCATGGGTGCCATTCCGGCGCGGGTGGCCGGTGTGGGCGAGATCATCGTCTGCTCTCCACCGGGCCCTGATGGTCGTCCCCCTGACGTCGTACTGGCCGCCGCCGCGCTGGCCAATGTGGACCGGGTGTTTGCGCTTGGTGGGGCGGGAGCCATCGCCGCCATGGCTCTGGGAACGGCCTCGGTGCCATCCGTCGATCGCATCATGGGACCGGGGAATGCATACGTGGCGGAAGCCAAGCTGCAGCTCGTGTCATCAGTGGCCATCGACGCGCCGGCCGGGCCGAGCGAGTTGCTCGTACTCGCCGACGACAGCGCAAACACGGAGGCCGATGCGGATGCCAATGCGGATACCATCGCCCGTGAGATGCTGGCGCAGGCCGAACACGATCCCGATGCGGCCGTGCTGGCCGTGATCGTATCGGAAGAGCGCGTGTCATCGCTGGCGATGCGTGTGGAAGCGGCGTTGTCCACGCAGCTCGCGAGTGCTCCACGAGCCGACGTGATCCGCGCGGCGCTCGCGGCACGCGGCGGTGTGGTGCAGGTGTCATCTCTCGAGCAGGGCATCACGTTCGCCAATCGCTGGGCGGCGGAGCATCTGCTGCTCCTGGTGGGAGACGCCGTGCGGGATCGTACGCTGGCCGCGTTGCGCAATGTGGGGACGGTGTTTGTCGGCGCATCGAGCTCGGTGGCATTCGGCGACTACATGACCGGCGCCAATCATGTGCTGCCCACGGCGGGAGCCGCGCGCAGCTATTCGGGGCTGTCCACACTCGACTTCGTGCGATGGACCACGTGGCAGGAGGTCACCCCCGCCGCGGCCGCGATGCTGGCGCCCGATGTGGCCTGCTTTGCCGATGCGGAAGGCCTGCCGGCGCATGCGGCGGCGGCGCGCGCCTGGGTCAATGCCTCGCAGTCGGAATCAGGGCACGCATCAGGGTCTGCATCGGGATCTGCATCGGGGCCCGGAGTCGATGGCACCGCCCGATCGGGTGACACACACCGGCGTTTCGCCCGCCCCGTGTATGACGACGTGCCGCTGTACGACCCCAAACGTGCACCGGTGGCGCTCGATCTCACGGACAACACCAACCTCTGGGGCATGCCGCCGGCCGCCGAACGGACGTGGCGGGACATGCCGGTCACCCAGGTGACGCGGTATCCGTCGCTGTACGCCGCCGAACTCAAGACCGCGCTGGCTTCGTACGTGGGCACCACGCCCGATCGTCTCGTGACCGGATGTGGCTCGGACGACATTCTCGACAGCGCCATGCGCGCCTTCGGTGAACCGGGAGGTGAACCGGGATCGGTGGTGGCGGGCAGCGAACCGTCGTTCGCGATGATTCCGATCTTCGCGCGCATGAATGGGCTGCGCTACGTGGGCGTCACCGAACGGGCCGACGGTCAACCCGATCTCGAAGCGCTCCTGGCGGTCCGCCCGCGCATTCTCTATCTCTGCTCGCCCAACAACCCCACGGGTGCGCTGCTCTCGCGTGAACTGCTCGAGCGGGCCGTGCGTGAAGTGCCCGGCGTGGTGTTTCTCGACGAAGCGTACGCGGAATTTGCGGGCGTCTCGGCCGTGGATCTCGCCCAACGCGTGGACAACCTGCTCGTCATCCGGACCATGTCCAAGGCATTCGGGTTGGCCGGTCTGCGTGTCGGATACGCCATCGGTGCGCCGGCGCTCGTGCGCGACGTGGAGAAATCGCGCGGGCCGTACAAACTGAACGCCATGGCCGAACAGGCGGCACTCGCCGCATTGCGTCAGGATCTGCCCTGGGTGGAGGAACACGTGGCACTCGCCGTGACCAATCGGGACCGGTTGGCGCAGGCGCTGTCGGCACGGGGATTTTCCCCCTTGCCATCGCATGCCAACTATGTGTGTGTACCGGTCGACCATGCGGTGGCGGTTGGTCAGGCGCTGCGCGCCCGCGGCGTCGCAGCCCGTCCGTTCGAAGCGCTGCCGCATGTCGGTGATACCCTCCGCATCAGTGTCGGCCCGTGGCCGCTGCTCGAACAGTTCCTGGCCGCGTTCGACGACGCGGTCCGCGAGGTGAACGGTTGA
- the hisH gene encoding imidazole glycerol phosphate synthase subunit HisH, whose amino-acid sequence MRVTVFDYGAGNLHSLVKALETHGALVQVETDPESAVHDTDALVLPGVGAFAPAAARLAPGREMMREALFDGLPTLGICLGMQLLFDGSDEGPGRGLGIIPGQVQRLAAVRVPQIGWNRLEDSTDPLVNAAHLDVAYYANSFVGRPTVDGQRYVTAWSTHEADRFPAVVRRDHVVGTQFHPEKSSARGLAFIRAFLSLASSLRSMA is encoded by the coding sequence CTGCGTGTCACGGTCTTCGACTACGGCGCCGGCAATCTCCATTCCCTCGTCAAAGCGCTGGAAACGCATGGGGCACTGGTGCAGGTCGAAACCGATCCGGAATCGGCCGTGCACGACACCGACGCGCTCGTGCTGCCGGGCGTCGGAGCATTCGCGCCGGCAGCCGCACGACTCGCCCCCGGTCGGGAGATGATGCGCGAGGCCCTGTTCGATGGACTGCCCACGCTCGGCATCTGTCTGGGCATGCAACTGCTGTTCGATGGCAGTGACGAAGGTCCCGGACGCGGACTGGGTATCATCCCCGGTCAGGTGCAACGCCTCGCCGCGGTGCGCGTTCCGCAGATCGGCTGGAACCGTCTCGAGGACAGCACCGATCCGTTGGTGAACGCGGCGCATCTCGACGTGGCCTACTATGCGAACAGTTTCGTGGGACGCCCCACTGTCGATGGGCAGCGCTACGTGACCGCATGGAGCACGCACGAAGCCGATCGGTTCCCCGCAGTCGTGCGACGCGACCATGTCGTCGGCACACAGTTCCATCCCGAAAAATCCAGCGCGCGGGGTCTCGCCTTCATTCGCGCCTTTCTGTCGTTGGCCTCTTCACTCCGGAGCATGGCATGA